The following are encoded in a window of Phaseolus vulgaris cultivar G19833 chromosome 3, P. vulgaris v2.0, whole genome shotgun sequence genomic DNA:
- the LOC137807577 gene encoding probable glycosyltransferase At3g42180, with the protein MKALRCPISAFLFPLFCFCFVMFFLFFPFKQQNHVTYFLFSPPFLPSTVKILHNHTNIISPSPSPSPSPSPSPSPSPSSLYLLSNFTPANETYNNTFVLKSSTKKFPDLEKTEKGLAQARASIQEFIRSRNYTSDNRQNFVPKGSIYWNPHAFYQSHMEMVKRFKVWVYEEGEQPLVHDGPVNDIYAIEGQFMDEIDNYDKWSNFRAKHPEEAHVFYLPFSIANIVHYVYKPIRKHSDYEPVRLQRLVEDYISVVAEKYPYWNRSEGADHFLLSCHDWGPKVSFGNPKLFKSFIRVLCNANTSEGFIPNKDVSIPEVYLPKGKLGPPNLGQRPNERTILGFFAGREHGDIRKILLNYWKGKDNDVQVYESLPKGKDYTRMMGQSKFCLCPSGYEVASPRVVEALNAGCVPVLISSNYSPPFTDVLNWSQFSVEISVEKIPEIKTILQSVSRNRYMKLHMNVMRVRRHFMINRPAKPFDLMHMILHSIWLRRLNLRLIDSASS; encoded by the exons ATGAAAGCTTTGAGATGCCCCATTTCTGCATTCTTATTCCCCCTCTTTTGCTTTTGCTTTGTTatgttcttcctcttctttcccTTCAAGCAACAAAATCATGTCACCTACTTTCTTTTTTCTCCTCCTTTTCTTCCTTCCACTGTCAAAATCCTACACAACCACACAAACATCATCtctccttctccttctccttctccCTCTCCCTCTCCCTCTCCTTCTCCCTCACCTTCATCACTTTATCTTCTTTCCAACTTTACTCCTGCAAATGAAACCTACAATAACACCTTTGTGTTAAAAAGCTCTACTAAG AAATTTCCTGACTTGGAGAAAACAGAAAAAGGTTTGGCACAAGCTCGAGCCTCAATTCAGGAATTTATCCGTTCAAGAAACTATACTTCAGACAACAGACAAAATTTTGTTCCCAAAGGCTCCATTTACTGGAATCCACACGCTTTTTATCA GAGCCACATGGAGATGGTAAAGAGATTCAAAGTGTGGGTGTATGAGGAAGGAGAGCAGCCACTAGTGCACGATGGACCAGTAAATGATATATACGCCATTGAAGGGCAATTTATGGATGAAATAGACAATTATGATAAGTGGAGCAACTTCAGAGCAAAACATCCTGAAGAAGCTCACGTTTTCTACCTTCCTTTCAGTATAGCTAACATTGTTCACTATGTTTACAAGCCTATCAGAAAGCATTCAGACTATGAACCTGTTCGCCTCCAGCGGTTGGTGGAAGATTATATCAGTGTTGTTGCAGAAAAGTATCCTTATTGGAATAGAAGTGAAGGTGCTGACCATTTTTTACTGTCATGTCATGATTGG GGTCCGAAAGTGTCATTCGGGAACCCTAAATTGTTCAAGAGTTTCATCAGGGTACTTTGCAATGCCAACACTTCAGAAGGATTCATACCTAACAAAGATGTGTCCATCCCAGAAGTGTACTTGCCAAAAGGAAAGCTAGGTCCACCCAATCTAGGGCAACGCCCAAACGAACGCACCATTTTAGGTTTTTTTGCTGGAAGAGAACATGGTGACATTCGAAAAATCTTGTTGAATTATTGGAAGGGAAAAGATAATGACGTCCAAGTTTATGAATCTCTTCCAAAGGGCAAAGACTACACCAGAATGATGGGACAAAGCAAGTTTTGCTTGTGTCCCAGTGGTTATGAAGTAGCAAGTCCTAGAGTGGTGGAAGCACTTAATGCAGGGTGTGTGCCTGTGTTAATTAGTAGTAATTACTCTCCACCCTTCACTGATGTGTTGAATTGGAGTCAGTTTTCAGTGGAGATTTCTGTGGAGAAAATACCAGAAATCAAGACTATATTACAAAGTGTTTCGAGGAATAGGTATATGAAATTGCACATGAATGTGATGAGAGTTCGAAGGCATTTTATGATTAATCGACCAGCAAAGCCATTCGATTTGATGCATATGATACTTCATTCAATTTGGCTCAGAAGATTAAATCTTAGATTAATTGATTCGGCAAGCTCCTAA